A DNA window from Hevea brasiliensis isolate MT/VB/25A 57/8 chromosome 2, ASM3005281v1, whole genome shotgun sequence contains the following coding sequences:
- the LOC131177932 gene encoding glutathione S-transferase zeta class-like yields MESQRNKEPPLCANGCGFYGTVQNRNLCSKCYEEYQQQEENASSFLHGKVKCSRLLKHHQRSILLTEVSNTVEEDTKKLKLYSYWRSSCPTRVRIALNLKGLSFDYVAVNMAKGEHLTAEYLKLNPLGYVPVLVDGDTVVFDSFAILMYLDDKYPQHPLLPHDLQKKAINYQVANIVSSRIQPLQNQPMLNFVEGKVGLDEKLAWAQYHIGKGFAALEKLLKDHAGRYATGDEVFPADIFLAAQIHPAIKKFNVDMTQFPLLLRLYAAYNEIQSFQNAMPEKQPDTPPSSTS; encoded by the exons ATGGAATCACAACGCAACAAGGAACCACCACTCTGCGCTAATGGCTGTGGCTTCTATGGAACAGTACAGAATCGGAATTTATGCTCCAAGTGTTATGAAGAATACCAACAGCAAGAAGAGAATGCTTCTAGTTTCTTACATGGGAAAGTTAAATGCTCAAGGTTGCTGAAGCATCATCAGCGTAGTATATTACTGACAGAAGTGTCGAAT acaGTTGAAGAAGATACCAAGAAGCTCAAGCTCTATTCCTACTGGAGAAGCTCCTGCCCCACCCGCGTTCGGATTGCTCTCAATCTCAAag GCCTAAGCTTTGACTATGTAGCTGTTAACATGGCCAAAGGGGAGCACTTGACTGCTG AATATTTGAAACTCAATCCTCTTGGCTATGTGCCTGTGTTGGTGGATGGTGACACTGTTGTTTTCGACTCTTTTGCCATCTTAATG TATCTCGATGACAAGTATCCACAGCACCCATTGCTGCCTCATGATCTTCAGAAAAAAGCTATTAATTACCAG GTAGCAAATATTGTTTCCTCAAGAATACAGCCACTTCAGAATCAACCTATGCTA AATTTTGTAGAGGGAAAAGTTGGTCTTGATGAGAAGCTTGCTTGGGCTCAATATCACATAGGCAAAGGCTTTG CTGCACTTGAGAAGCTGCTGAAAGATCATGCTGGAAGATATGCAACTGGAGATGAAGTTTTCCcg GCAGACATATTTCTAGCAGCACAGATTCATCcagcaattaaaaaattcaatgtAGATATG ACTCAGTTCCCTCTTCTACTGAGGTTGTATGCAGCATACAATGAGATACAATCCTTCCAGAACGCTATGCCTGAGAAACAGCCAGATACCCCTCCATCCAGCACCAGTTAA